The following are encoded in a window of Geobacter metallireducens GS-15 genomic DNA:
- a CDS encoding OmpA/MotB family protein has protein sequence MAKRIVILMLLAFTSLSLSGCLVAESTYLKKAEEADTLGREAATLQEMHQKLSAENGALKAQLAKVREEAAGLAKEKEKLGADNKELEQVLRAKTDTLSQSVADLRQKVTDLETENTRLKAEIAETRKAREEKVREVSKTYEDLLDRMKGEIAQGQVTISELKGKLTVNMVDAILFDSGKAEVKQGGMEVLAKVVDILKGVQDKMIRIEGHTDNVQIVGNLTKRFPTNWELSAARAINVARYLQGQGIDPTVLVAVANGEYRPVASNDTEEGRAKNRRIEIVLVPRDAPDRP, from the coding sequence ATGGCAAAGCGGATTGTGATTCTAATGCTGCTGGCGTTCACCAGCCTTTCACTCTCAGGGTGCCTTGTGGCCGAGAGTACATACCTGAAGAAAGCGGAGGAGGCCGATACCCTCGGCCGGGAAGCCGCCACCCTTCAGGAAATGCATCAGAAACTCTCAGCCGAGAATGGCGCCTTGAAGGCTCAGCTTGCCAAGGTGAGGGAGGAGGCGGCCGGGCTGGCAAAGGAGAAGGAGAAGCTCGGCGCTGACAATAAAGAGCTTGAACAGGTGCTTCGCGCCAAGACCGATACCCTGTCACAGAGTGTCGCCGATCTGAGGCAGAAGGTGACGGACCTGGAGACCGAGAACACCCGGCTCAAGGCGGAGATCGCCGAAACCCGTAAAGCCAGGGAGGAGAAAGTCCGGGAGGTAAGCAAAACCTACGAAGATCTCCTTGACCGCATGAAGGGGGAGATCGCCCAGGGGCAGGTGACGATTTCCGAACTCAAGGGGAAACTGACGGTCAACATGGTGGATGCCATCCTCTTCGATTCAGGCAAGGCGGAGGTGAAACAGGGGGGGATGGAGGTTCTCGCGAAGGTGGTTGATATCCTGAAGGGGGTTCAGGACAAGATGATCCGTATCGAAGGACACACGGACAACGTCCAGATTGTCGGCAACCTGACAAAACGCTTCCCCACCAACTGGGAGCTTTCGGCGGCCCGGGCCATTAATGTGGCGCGCTATCTCCAGGGTCAGGGCATAGACCCGACGGTCCTCGTGGCGGTGGCCAACGGCGAATACCGTCCGGTGGCTTCCAATGACACCGAGGAGGGGAGGGCGAAGAACCGCCGGATCGAGATTGTCCTCGTTCCCCGGGATGCGCCTGACCGCCCATGA
- a CDS encoding enoyl-ACP reductase FabI, which produces MGLLDGKKAVIFGIANEKSIAWAIAQAFRREGAELAVTYANETVAKRVIPLAESVGASLVLPCDVRNDAEIQSVFEEIGKAWGGIDILVHSIAFAGKEELKGSFLNTTREGFALALDISAYSLIALMKAAHPFMAGREGSVLALTYYGGQKVFPNYNVMGVAKAALEMSVKYLAEAVGSDGIRVNAISAGPLKTLASSGVGGFNQIAGHVAEKAPLRRNISQDEVAGAAVYLASSLASGVSGEIHFVDSGYNIIGL; this is translated from the coding sequence ATGGGGCTTTTGGATGGCAAGAAGGCGGTCATTTTCGGTATCGCCAACGAGAAGAGCATCGCATGGGCCATTGCCCAGGCGTTCCGTCGCGAAGGGGCCGAACTGGCCGTAACCTATGCCAACGAGACGGTGGCGAAGCGGGTGATCCCCCTGGCGGAGAGCGTCGGGGCGTCACTCGTGCTCCCCTGTGACGTGCGCAACGACGCGGAGATACAGAGTGTCTTTGAAGAGATAGGAAAGGCGTGGGGGGGGATCGATATCCTCGTCCATTCCATCGCCTTCGCCGGCAAGGAGGAGCTCAAGGGATCGTTCCTCAATACGACCCGCGAGGGGTTTGCCCTTGCCCTCGATATCAGTGCCTACTCCCTCATTGCCCTCATGAAGGCGGCCCACCCCTTCATGGCGGGAAGGGAGGGGAGTGTTCTCGCGCTTACCTACTATGGCGGCCAGAAGGTTTTCCCGAACTACAACGTGATGGGGGTTGCCAAGGCCGCTTTGGAGATGAGCGTCAAATACCTGGCCGAGGCCGTGGGTTCCGACGGGATCCGGGTGAACGCCATTTCTGCCGGCCCCCTGAAGACCCTGGCTTCATCCGGGGTGGGGGGATTCAATCAGATCGCCGGCCACGTGGCGGAAAAGGCGCCCCTTCGCCGCAATATCAGCCAGGACGAGGTGGCAGGGGCGGCCGTCTACCTGGCCAGCTCCCTTGCGAGCGGCGTTTCCGGCGAGATTCACTTCGTGGACAGCGGCTATAACATCATCGGGCTGTAA
- a CDS encoding DUF401 family protein, with translation MIDLLKTLAVLVAVVVMVRRRWHLGAVMALGAAFLAFSYLTPPLKFLGGAWVALASPKSLEMTATLVFTMIMEHILRTTGTLRRMVASLSEVLPDSRLIMAAMPAMIGMLPSPGGAVFSAPMVREASAHLTLPADQKAFINYWYRHPWEYISPLYPGIILVAGLSRIPYQKIVLANSAFAVSVIFWGVIFCFRGVGSAPVPVGETVGKRRALSTFIISVAPILATLIFVVVLQVNPVVAMGGMTALLFAVHRYGPARIVTTLRESVSVKALSLIFGIMIFQETLRLTGALDGISHFFVASGLPVLFIITAIPFLAGVMTGLTVAFVGITFPILMPLMGGDIPSLGLLSLAFGSGFAGVMLSPVHLCLVLTGEYFGADMARVFRRLWIPQALVLAAAVVPVYIFS, from the coding sequence ATGATTGATCTCCTGAAAACCCTCGCCGTCCTCGTCGCTGTGGTCGTGATGGTGCGCCGCAGGTGGCACCTGGGAGCGGTCATGGCCCTGGGGGCGGCGTTCCTGGCATTCTCCTACCTCACGCCGCCGCTCAAGTTTCTTGGCGGGGCATGGGTAGCCCTTGCGTCTCCGAAGTCTCTGGAGATGACGGCCACCCTTGTCTTTACCATGATCATGGAGCATATCCTCCGCACGACCGGTACCCTGAGGCGGATGGTGGCGAGCCTTTCGGAGGTTCTCCCCGATTCCCGCCTCATCATGGCCGCCATGCCTGCCATGATCGGGATGCTTCCTTCCCCGGGGGGAGCGGTCTTCTCGGCCCCCATGGTGCGGGAGGCCTCTGCCCACCTGACGCTCCCCGCTGACCAGAAGGCGTTCATCAACTACTGGTACCGTCACCCCTGGGAATACATCTCACCCCTCTATCCCGGCATTATCCTGGTGGCGGGGCTCTCGCGCATTCCCTACCAGAAGATCGTTCTGGCGAACAGCGCCTTTGCCGTTTCCGTGATCTTCTGGGGAGTCATCTTCTGCTTCCGGGGAGTCGGTTCCGCACCGGTGCCCGTGGGGGAAACGGTGGGCAAGCGACGGGCGCTCAGCACCTTTATCATTTCAGTGGCGCCCATTCTGGCGACGCTCATCTTTGTGGTGGTGCTGCAGGTCAATCCGGTGGTGGCCATGGGGGGAATGACAGCGCTTCTTTTTGCGGTTCACCGCTACGGACCGGCCAGAATTGTGACGACACTGAGGGAGAGTGTCTCCGTCAAGGCCCTTTCCCTTATTTTCGGGATCATGATCTTCCAGGAAACCCTGCGTCTCACCGGAGCCCTGGACGGGATATCGCATTTTTTCGTGGCGAGCGGCCTGCCAGTGCTCTTCATCATTACGGCCATTCCGTTCCTGGCGGGGGTCATGACGGGGCTTACCGTGGCCTTCGTTGGGATCACCTTTCCCATCCTGATGCCGCTCATGGGGGGAGACATTCCCTCCCTGGGGCTTCTTTCCCTCGCCTTTGGCAGCGGTTTCGCCGGGGTGATGCTCTCGCCGGTCCATCTCTGTCTCGTGCTGACGGGGGAATACTTCGGGGCTGACATGGCCCGGGTCTTCCGTCGTCTTTGGATTCCCCAGGCCCTAGTGCTTGCGGCGGCCGTGGTGCCGGTGTATATTTTCTCATGA
- a CDS encoding HD domain-containing phosphohydrolase, which translates to MIDTFNAVIEGSERLSGLADVDEVVKDLSRLLKRLVKSRWIAVYFFDRERRDFAPARSYGLPARFVPIFRDMPLVPDKIPLLKGLLQKKQHLLLSDPSVSHLIPQKLRKLLRNLTLLAVPMVARNQVIGAVFVARARELPPFSPDEVAVIRDMISHAALIVSHIQLFDESLDMALDLAGRIDVILTLDEINKAISSSLSSDKVLGTAMEHVERITGCEFVAILQVEGSKMAIMASHAGELPVPDILRAGSRLPRGRCAAWNARRNGRSTSVVFMEKTEGMPPVDQALYSLGIRSVLAIPLVVRNEVKGVLLLGDTEAGKFARGETFTIEKIASQMAVALENARLYEDMRSLFINTVASLANAIDAKSPWTKGHSERVMHIAARIAKEMGFSEQEVEKVRLGGLLHDIGKIGVIEAVLEKPAVLSDDEFPPLRAHPEKGVAILSPIAQLNDVLPAILHHHERYDGKGYPKGLKGEEIPLSARIVSVADSFDAMVSERPYKKGYTIGEAIAELRREAGRQFDPKVVECFCRYLERTMGRELSGDFPEAFKKVAGG; encoded by the coding sequence ATGATCGACACGTTCAACGCGGTTATCGAGGGAAGTGAGCGTCTGAGCGGTCTCGCCGACGTGGACGAGGTAGTGAAGGACCTGTCCCGGCTGCTCAAGAGGCTGGTCAAGAGCAGATGGATTGCCGTTTATTTCTTCGACCGGGAGCGACGCGATTTCGCACCGGCCAGAAGCTACGGCCTTCCTGCCCGCTTCGTCCCCATCTTCCGGGATATGCCCCTTGTCCCCGACAAGATCCCCCTTCTCAAGGGGCTGCTCCAGAAGAAACAGCATCTGCTCCTGTCCGACCCGAGCGTGTCGCACCTCATTCCCCAGAAGTTGAGAAAGCTCCTGCGCAACCTGACGCTGCTGGCCGTGCCGATGGTGGCCCGCAACCAGGTAATCGGGGCGGTATTCGTGGCCCGGGCCAGGGAACTCCCCCCCTTTTCCCCCGATGAAGTGGCGGTGATCCGCGACATGATCTCCCACGCGGCCCTTATCGTCTCCCACATCCAACTCTTCGACGAATCCCTCGACATGGCCCTGGATCTGGCGGGGCGAATCGACGTGATCCTTACCCTCGACGAAATCAACAAGGCGATCTCGTCGTCCCTTTCCAGCGACAAGGTCCTGGGAACCGCCATGGAGCATGTGGAGCGGATAACGGGGTGCGAATTCGTGGCGATCCTCCAGGTGGAGGGGAGTAAAATGGCGATCATGGCATCCCACGCCGGAGAGCTTCCGGTCCCCGACATTCTCCGCGCCGGTTCACGACTCCCCCGGGGGCGATGCGCCGCGTGGAATGCCCGTCGCAACGGACGCAGCACGAGCGTCGTCTTCATGGAGAAAACCGAGGGGATGCCCCCCGTGGATCAGGCACTCTACTCCCTTGGCATCCGGTCGGTTCTGGCCATTCCGCTGGTGGTCCGGAATGAGGTAAAGGGGGTACTCCTTCTGGGGGACACCGAGGCGGGGAAATTCGCCCGGGGCGAGACCTTCACCATCGAGAAGATCGCATCCCAGATGGCGGTGGCTCTGGAAAACGCCCGGCTCTACGAAGACATGCGGAGCCTCTTCATCAACACCGTGGCGAGCCTCGCCAACGCCATCGATGCCAAGAGCCCCTGGACCAAGGGGCACTCGGAGCGGGTCATGCACATCGCGGCCCGCATCGCGAAGGAAATGGGGTTTTCCGAACAGGAGGTGGAGAAGGTGCGGCTCGGCGGCCTCCTCCACGACATCGGCAAGATCGGGGTAATCGAGGCGGTCCTGGAAAAACCGGCGGTCCTCTCCGACGACGAGTTCCCCCCGCTTCGGGCCCACCCGGAGAAGGGGGTTGCGATTCTCTCTCCCATCGCCCAGTTGAATGACGTTCTCCCCGCCATCCTCCACCACCACGAGCGCTATGATGGCAAAGGCTATCCCAAGGGGCTCAAGGGTGAGGAAATCCCCCTCTCGGCACGGATCGTTTCGGTTGCCGACTCCTTTGACGCCATGGTGTCGGAGCGCCCCTACAAGAAAGGGTATACCATCGGCGAGGCCATTGCCGAGTTGCGCAGGGAGGCGGGGAGACAGTTCGACCCGAAGGTGGTGGAGTGCTTCTGCCGTTACCTTGAACGGACCATGGGGAGGGAACTCTCCGGAGACTTTCCGGAGGCGTTCAAGAAGGTTGCGGGAGGGTAG
- a CDS encoding tetratricopeptide repeat protein, with translation MYNFLISGGIALIAIIIIFIAAGSSAWWWAILVGLILFGASFLLISRVIMKKILEIMETANRDIQAQRVDKAIRELKEAFKYGKWQMYVDGQINSQIGMIYFLKRDFSTAFPYLEKSFAKNWVSMGMLAVTYMKRNKRDKMKETFEKAVQWSPKESLLWALYAYCWTECDDIGQAKAVLERGLKKLPGDEKLKANLESLEETKKMKMKVYGEMWLQFHLERQGVVMKQQMAAMGGMKRRVVRR, from the coding sequence ATGTATAACTTCCTGATCTCCGGCGGCATCGCCCTCATTGCAATCATCATCATCTTCATCGCTGCGGGATCGTCGGCCTGGTGGTGGGCCATTCTCGTGGGGCTCATCCTGTTCGGCGCCTCGTTCCTTCTCATCTCCCGCGTCATCATGAAGAAGATCCTGGAGATCATGGAGACCGCCAACCGCGACATCCAGGCCCAGCGGGTGGACAAGGCGATCCGCGAGCTTAAGGAGGCATTCAAGTACGGCAAGTGGCAGATGTACGTGGATGGTCAGATCAACTCCCAGATCGGCATGATCTATTTTCTGAAGCGGGACTTCTCAACCGCGTTTCCCTATCTGGAAAAGTCCTTCGCCAAGAACTGGGTCTCCATGGGGATGCTGGCCGTCACCTACATGAAGCGGAACAAGCGCGACAAGATGAAGGAAACCTTTGAGAAGGCGGTCCAGTGGAGCCCCAAGGAGTCCCTTCTCTGGGCGCTCTACGCCTACTGCTGGACCGAGTGCGACGACATCGGCCAGGCCAAGGCGGTTCTGGAACGGGGACTCAAGAAGCTCCCCGGCGACGAGAAGCTGAAGGCGAATCTGGAGTCCCTCGAAGAGACGAAGAAGATGAAGATGAAGGTCTACGGCGAGATGTGGCTGCAGTTCCACCTGGAGCGCCAGGGTGTCGTCATGAAGCAGCAGATGGCGGCCATGGGGGGGATGAAGAGGCGGGTGGTCAGGAGATAG
- the hflX gene encoding GTPase HflX encodes MVEISREIRRQIGVLIDRHGAVEYVIIGDEKGIFIPELSDYPLGRRLLRGLRYIHTHLKGESFSEDDLTDLALLRFDLMAILQIHPDDRRVAIQTASLTPTAGAAHPYRVEASEPLATFRMDFGSSVSHLERELEKAVATEAREVAASGERAILISVTKESREEAEDSLEELKELARTAGVAVLDVVIQRPRQFNPRYLMGEGKMREVVIRALQLGATILIFDQELSPAQVRSISEMTELKVIDRSQLILDIFARRATSLDGKVQVELAQLKYILPRLTGRGVQMSRLMGGIGGRGPGETKLETDRRRIRDRIAKLERELEELSRGRQQRRQKRVRAGLPIVSIVGYTNAGKSTLLNALTRSHVFTENLLFATLDTSTRRLRFPREREVIITDTVGFIRSLPKSLMGAFKATLEELQDADLLLHLVDCTNPRVEEQIHQVETILEELDLGDKQRLMVFNKVDILPELKKKSPLGFMKVRQLSRRFNAITVSATNPSSLESLLQEMERRFWPSSPQS; translated from the coding sequence ATGGTGGAGATCTCGCGGGAGATCCGGCGGCAGATCGGTGTTCTCATCGACCGTCACGGGGCCGTGGAGTATGTCATTATCGGCGACGAGAAAGGGATATTCATCCCCGAACTCTCCGATTACCCTTTGGGGCGCCGCCTGTTGCGGGGGCTCCGCTACATCCACACCCACCTCAAGGGGGAGTCCTTCTCCGAGGACGACCTGACCGACCTGGCGCTCCTGCGCTTCGACCTCATGGCGATCCTCCAGATTCACCCGGACGACCGCCGGGTCGCTATCCAGACCGCCTCCCTCACCCCCACCGCCGGCGCCGCTCATCCCTACCGGGTGGAGGCGTCCGAACCCCTTGCCACCTTCCGCATGGATTTCGGTTCCTCGGTATCGCACCTGGAGCGGGAGCTGGAGAAGGCGGTGGCCACCGAGGCGCGCGAGGTTGCTGCTTCGGGAGAGCGGGCCATTCTCATCTCGGTCACGAAAGAGTCCCGCGAGGAGGCCGAGGACTCCCTGGAAGAGCTCAAGGAACTGGCCCGCACCGCCGGGGTTGCCGTCCTCGACGTGGTGATCCAACGCCCCCGGCAGTTCAACCCCCGCTACCTCATGGGGGAGGGGAAAATGCGGGAGGTGGTGATCCGGGCGCTCCAGTTGGGGGCGACGATCCTCATCTTCGACCAGGAGCTTTCCCCGGCCCAGGTTCGCTCCATCTCCGAGATGACCGAACTCAAGGTCATCGACCGGAGCCAGCTCATCCTCGACATCTTCGCCCGCCGGGCCACGAGCCTCGACGGAAAGGTGCAGGTGGAGCTGGCCCAGCTCAAATACATCCTCCCCCGCCTCACCGGGCGGGGAGTGCAGATGTCGCGCCTCATGGGGGGGATCGGCGGCAGGGGCCCCGGCGAAACGAAGCTGGAGACGGATCGGCGGCGAATCCGCGATCGGATCGCGAAGCTGGAGCGGGAGCTTGAAGAGTTGTCGCGGGGACGCCAGCAGCGCCGCCAGAAACGGGTGCGGGCCGGGCTCCCCATCGTCTCCATCGTCGGCTACACCAACGCCGGGAAATCGACCCTTCTCAATGCCCTCACCCGGAGCCACGTCTTCACCGAAAACCTCCTCTTCGCCACCCTCGACACCTCGACCCGGCGGCTCCGCTTCCCCCGGGAACGGGAGGTGATCATCACTGATACGGTCGGCTTTATCCGCTCCCTTCCCAAGTCCCTCATGGGAGCTTTCAAGGCTACCCTTGAGGAGCTGCAGGACGCTGACCTCCTGCTCCATCTGGTGGACTGTACCAATCCCCGCGTGGAGGAGCAGATCCACCAGGTGGAGACGATCCTGGAGGAACTGGACCTGGGGGACAAGCAACGGCTCATGGTCTTCAACAAAGTAGATATTCTACCGGAGTTGAAGAAAAAGAGCCCCCTCGGCTTCATGAAGGTCCGCCAGCTATCCCGGCGCTTCAACGCCATCACCGTCAGCGCCACGAATCCGTCAAGCCTTGAGTCGCTTCTCCAGGAAATGGAGCGCCGTTTCTGGCCTTCATCCCCCCAATCTTGA
- a CDS encoding Smr/MutS family protein, whose translation MKKKSSKTEQKPREFAARPFAALKGLKPDDATARDAAPAKAPVPPPPKRAAEPDDLSLFLREMADVRRIRPAAEPSPKKGGEKAPEPRELAEAAEIRRQQEAEEHRVFANAISNLRLDVTFSDHLPEEKGEAPRPTSRLKQLKSGQIRVGLELDLHGLTKEEALESLESFIAAAHRRDQKAVLVITGKGNNSPGEPVLQGAVLSWLRERGKGKVAEFAPAPRELGGSGAIVVFLRTPGKKGD comes from the coding sequence ATGAAAAAGAAGAGTTCGAAAACCGAACAGAAGCCCAGGGAGTTCGCGGCGCGTCCCTTCGCTGCCCTCAAGGGGCTCAAACCCGATGATGCCACAGCTCGGGATGCGGCACCGGCCAAGGCACCCGTCCCTCCACCACCAAAGCGAGCCGCCGAGCCCGACGATCTCTCCCTTTTCCTGCGCGAGATGGCCGACGTGCGGCGGATCCGTCCTGCAGCGGAACCCTCGCCGAAGAAGGGGGGAGAGAAGGCACCAGAGCCCCGCGAGCTGGCAGAGGCGGCAGAGATCCGCCGCCAGCAGGAGGCCGAAGAGCACCGTGTGTTTGCCAACGCCATTTCGAACCTGCGGCTCGATGTCACCTTCAGCGACCACCTGCCGGAAGAAAAGGGGGAGGCCCCCCGTCCGACGAGCCGACTCAAGCAGCTGAAAAGCGGCCAGATCCGCGTCGGCCTGGAGCTTGACCTTCACGGACTTACCAAGGAAGAAGCTTTGGAGAGTCTGGAGAGCTTCATCGCCGCTGCCCATCGCCGCGACCAGAAAGCGGTTCTCGTCATTACCGGCAAAGGGAATAACTCTCCGGGGGAGCCGGTCCTCCAGGGCGCGGTCCTTTCGTGGCTTCGGGAGCGCGGGAAGGGGAAGGTGGCCGAGTTCGCCCCCGCCCCTCGGGAACTGGGCGGTAGCGGCGCCATTGTCGTCTTTCTCAGGACGCCGGGCAAGAAGGGCGATTAA
- a CDS encoding aspartate:alanine exchanger family transporter: MIKIFIDNPLLLLFVVAAIGYPLGRIRIRGSSLGVAAVLFVGLGIGALHPELKLPEIVYVLGLALFVYTIGLASGPAFVASLKEDGVRNNLLILGVLVLAAALTVAAQRFLALPATITAGLFAGSLTNTPALAGALETIKHVAPQNLMEQLLAEPVVGYSIAYPMGVMGVVLAISLVQKLWRIDYAEEAARTRIAGAATESLRSRTIRVTWPQAGRQTVAALSHQQKWDVVFGRIKRGDECLLTGPEVRFRPGDLVLAVGTDVELQHVAEVLGEVSEEEITVDRSEFDYRRIFVSNPRVAGRRLGSLNLFERFGATVTRVRRGDDDFLPHDDMVLELGDRVRVVTHRDRMGEVTALFGDSYRAVSEVDILTFSLGLALGLLLGIVPFPLPGGVTLKLGFAGGPLIVALVLGTLGRSGGMIWSLPYSANMTLRQIGLVLFLAGIGTRAGYGFVSTLAKGGGFAIFAAGAVVTCFAALTTLWVGHRILKIPMGILIGMVAGLQTQPAVLGYALEQTGNDLPNIGYASVYPVATIGKILIVQVLLSLLM; this comes from the coding sequence ATGATCAAAATATTCATCGACAATCCGCTTCTTCTTCTCTTCGTCGTCGCCGCCATCGGGTATCCCCTCGGCCGGATCCGGATCAGGGGGTCGAGCCTCGGCGTGGCGGCGGTCCTCTTTGTCGGCCTTGGCATCGGCGCGCTCCATCCGGAGCTGAAACTCCCTGAAATTGTCTATGTCCTGGGGCTTGCCCTCTTTGTCTATACCATCGGGCTCGCCAGCGGGCCGGCCTTTGTGGCGTCGCTCAAGGAGGACGGGGTTCGGAACAACCTCCTCATTCTCGGCGTTCTTGTGCTCGCGGCGGCCCTCACCGTAGCTGCCCAGCGGTTTCTTGCCCTTCCGGCCACAATCACCGCCGGCCTTTTCGCCGGCAGTCTCACCAATACCCCGGCCCTTGCCGGCGCCCTTGAAACCATCAAGCACGTGGCGCCGCAAAATCTCATGGAACAGCTCCTGGCCGAGCCGGTCGTGGGCTACTCCATCGCCTATCCCATGGGGGTTATGGGGGTGGTGCTCGCCATCAGCCTCGTCCAGAAGCTCTGGCGGATCGACTACGCGGAAGAGGCGGCACGGACCAGGATCGCCGGCGCCGCCACCGAAAGCCTGAGGTCCAGAACAATCCGGGTCACTTGGCCCCAGGCCGGACGACAGACCGTTGCGGCACTCTCTCATCAGCAAAAGTGGGACGTGGTTTTCGGCAGAATCAAGCGCGGGGATGAATGTCTGCTGACCGGGCCGGAGGTCCGCTTCCGCCCGGGGGATCTGGTGCTGGCGGTCGGTACCGATGTGGAACTGCAGCATGTGGCGGAGGTTCTCGGCGAGGTGAGCGAAGAGGAGATTACCGTCGACCGGAGCGAGTTCGACTACCGGCGGATCTTCGTCTCCAATCCGCGGGTGGCCGGCCGGCGGCTGGGGAGCCTGAATCTCTTCGAACGGTTCGGCGCCACGGTAACCAGGGTCCGGAGGGGTGACGACGATTTCCTCCCCCACGACGACATGGTGCTGGAGTTGGGGGACCGGGTCCGGGTGGTCACCCACCGGGATCGGATGGGGGAGGTGACGGCCCTGTTCGGCGACTCCTACCGGGCGGTTTCCGAAGTGGACATCCTTACCTTCAGCCTGGGACTTGCTCTGGGGCTGTTGCTCGGCATCGTGCCGTTTCCCCTGCCGGGGGGGGTGACGCTCAAGCTCGGCTTTGCGGGCGGCCCCCTCATCGTGGCGCTCGTCCTCGGAACTCTCGGCCGCTCGGGAGGAATGATCTGGAGCCTCCCCTACAGCGCCAACATGACACTGCGCCAGATCGGTCTCGTCCTCTTCCTGGCCGGCATCGGCACCCGGGCCGGCTACGGCTTCGTCTCCACCCTTGCCAAGGGTGGCGGGTTCGCCATCTTCGCCGCAGGAGCGGTGGTCACCTGCTTTGCAGCCCTTACCACCCTATGGGTCGGTCACCGGATCCTCAAGATTCCCATGGGGATCCTCATCGGCATGGTGGCCGGCCTCCAGACCCAACCCGCGGTTCTCGGTTATGCCCTGGAGCAGACCGGCAACGATCTCCCCAACATCGGCTACGCCTCGGTCTACCCGGTCGCAACCATCGGGAAGATACTCATTGTCCAGGTGCTTTTGTCCTTACTGATGTGA
- a CDS encoding lytic transglycosylase domain-containing protein: protein MKKALLLLVLCLFPVLPALASEPRNSPLKELAALGNSSSLPDLSGAVPSGFDSRPGRRSGSLEPSMGDLVVIEDQGAAENDFELKIPEGPLPDSDIPLTLNGQVEYFIRYFQSSGRKSFTRWLSRSERYIPMMKEVLKKNGLPEDLVYLAMIESGFTPHAVSVASAVGPWQFISGTGKRYDLRIDQWIDERRDPLKSTVAAALYLKELYAMFNNDWYLAAAGYNAGENKILRAIDRYNTRDFWEISKGSYLKRETKEYVPKLLAAAIIAKEPARYGFADVAYLPPIEFDTVTIPSRTDLEVAAKLCNVDYQVVKELNPELRRWCTPPDYPGYELKIPVGKKRAFEQAYAQLPEGQRYAERVVYTRYRAKKRDTLASIASRYGTTPQALAEVNKLKLSAKVRGRTLLVPVVADREPAVQTAKADVSRKESAKGFNKYYTVKKGDTIASLSKKFNISSRILTAWNSLKGKLALRPGKRIIVAKYVEKKGSMVPVSGGDDNG from the coding sequence ATGAAAAAAGCTCTTCTCCTCCTCGTTCTATGTCTCTTTCCGGTTCTTCCCGCCCTGGCATCGGAACCCCGTAACTCACCCCTCAAGGAACTGGCCGCGCTGGGTAATTCCTCCTCGCTTCCCGACCTTTCGGGAGCCGTTCCCTCCGGGTTCGACTCTCGCCCCGGCCGCAGGTCCGGTTCCCTTGAGCCCTCCATGGGAGACCTGGTCGTCATCGAAGACCAGGGAGCCGCCGAAAACGACTTTGAACTGAAGATTCCCGAGGGTCCGCTCCCCGACTCGGATATTCCGCTTACCCTCAACGGCCAGGTGGAGTACTTCATCCGCTACTTCCAGTCATCCGGCCGCAAGTCTTTTACCCGCTGGCTTTCCCGCTCCGAACGCTATATTCCGATGATGAAGGAAGTCCTCAAGAAAAACGGCCTTCCCGAGGATCTGGTCTACCTCGCCATGATCGAGAGCGGCTTCACCCCCCACGCGGTGTCGGTGGCTAGCGCCGTGGGGCCGTGGCAGTTCATCTCCGGCACCGGGAAACGCTATGATCTGCGGATAGACCAGTGGATCGACGAGCGGCGGGATCCCCTCAAGTCGACGGTGGCGGCGGCCCTGTACCTGAAAGAGCTCTACGCCATGTTCAACAACGACTGGTACCTGGCGGCAGCAGGGTACAACGCGGGGGAGAACAAAATCCTGCGGGCCATTGATCGGTACAATACCCGCGACTTCTGGGAGATCTCCAAGGGTTCATATCTGAAGCGGGAAACCAAGGAGTACGTGCCGAAACTCCTGGCCGCCGCCATTATCGCCAAGGAACCGGCCCGTTATGGCTTTGCCGACGTTGCCTACCTTCCTCCCATCGAGTTCGACACGGTGACGATTCCCTCCCGCACCGATCTGGAGGTGGCGGCGAAGCTCTGCAATGTGGACTATCAGGTCGTCAAGGAGCTGAATCCTGAACTGCGCCGCTGGTGCACTCCCCCGGACTACCCCGGCTACGAGCTTAAGATTCCCGTTGGCAAGAAGAGGGCCTTTGAGCAGGCCTATGCGCAACTTCCCGAAGGTCAGCGCTACGCCGAGCGGGTTGTTTACACCCGCTACCGGGCCAAGAAAAGGGATACCCTCGCGTCAATCGCCAGCCGTTACGGCACCACCCCCCAGGCCCTGGCCGAGGTGAACAAGCTGAAGCTCTCCGCCAAGGTGCGGGGGCGGACCCTCCTTGTGCCGGTGGTTGCCGACAGGGAGCCGGCGGTCCAGACCGCGAAGGCCGATGTTTCGCGCAAGGAGAGCGCCAAGGGGTTCAACAAGTACTACACCGTGAAAAAGGGCGACACGATTGCGTCGCTTTCAAAGAAATTCAATATCTCGTCCCGCATTCTCACCGCCTGGAACAGCCTGAAGGGAAAACTTGCCCTTCGTCCCGGCAAGCGGATCATCGTTGCCAAGTACGTGGAGAAGAAGGGTTCCATGGTTCCGGTGTCCGGCGGCGACGACAACGGATAA